The following proteins come from a genomic window of Pleuronectes platessa chromosome 2, fPlePla1.1, whole genome shotgun sequence:
- the smarcc2 gene encoding SWI/SNF complex subunit SMARCC2 isoform X2: protein MAVRKKDGGPNVKYFEASDTVSQFDNVRVWLGKNYKKYIQAEPPTNKSLSSLVVQLLQFQEEVFGRHVSNPPLTKLPMKCFLDFKSGGALCHILAAAYKFKSDQGWRRFDFQNPSRMDRNVEMFMTIEKSLVQNNCLTRPVIYLSADIEPKLLGKLKDIIKRHQGSVTEDKASSSHVVVPIPTSLEEEEWVRPVMKRDKQVLLHWGYFPDSYDTWIPASEVEAAVEDAPSPEKPRKVHAKWILDLDQYNEWMTEEDYEVGEGCPKRKRISAKTLTDEVTTPDERRDKKPGSAKKRKRSPSPSPTPPPQESSKKKNTKKGPTTPYTKSKRGQREEEQEDLSKDLDEASPVPASEEGNAAKTNNTKKDSDSTPVKGGTDMDEQEDESMETTGKEEEEGSPGVKGEPVKGSDLHEDNVTEQTHHIIIPSYAAWFDYNSVHAIERRALPEFFNGKNKSKTPEIYLAYRNFMIDTYRLNPQEYLTSTACRRNLAGDVCAIMRVHAFLEQWGLINYQVDSESRPTPMGPPPTSHFHVLADTPSSLVPLQPKTTQTPATQPPMMSFPDKVKEKPADLQNFGLRTDMYSKKSGSVKIKSTASSMRDWTEQETLLLLEGLEMYKDDWNKVSEHVGSRTQDECILHFLRLPIEDPYLEDSSSTLGPLAFQPVPFSQAGNPVMSTVAFLASVVDPRVASAAAKSALEEFSRMKEEVPAALVEAHVRRVEEAARVSGRQDPLYGLEGSGIAGTGLEEGERPENTDENKNDTQSSEEKREPKDSKDGAIEEEEKQAENGKKEEERGREPEGEREADKTESDMGDGEKEKEGKEGTEEGQREGESEIERKAKVERDVGEGNLATAAASALAAAAVKAKHLAAVEERKIKSLVALLVETQMKKLEIKLRHFEELETIMDREREALEYQRQQLLADRQSFHMEQLKYAEMRARQQHFQQIQHQQQSQAGGPHSSQPASGVQPQAIAASQQAPSTPAPQPAASPAPPTSSAPAAESQPPQGAHTSPPCPPSQAPASHSSSSTTPVLHEPTAPLSGETLQPAAPVPPPQ, encoded by the exons ATGGCGGTGCGGAAGAAAGACGGCGGCCCGAATGTAAAATATTTCGAAGCGTCTGACACCGTCTCTCAGTTTGATAATGTCCGCGTCTGGCTGGGGAAGAATTACAAAAAG TACATCCAGGCCGAGCCCCCCACCAACAAGTCCCTGTCCAGCCTGGTGGTCCAGCTGCTCCAGTTCCAGGAGGAGGTGTTTGGGCGACATGTCAGCAACCCTCCACTCACCAAACTGCCT ATGAAATGTTTCCTGGACTTCAAGTCAGGGGGGGCTCTCTGCCACATTCTGGCAGCTGCCTACAAGTTCAAGAGTGACCAAGGATG GCGCAGGTTTGACTTCCAGAATCCGTCAAGGATGGACCGAAATGTGGAGATGTTCATGACCATTGAGAAGTCGTTGGTGCAG AACAACTGCCTGACTCGACCTGTCATCTACCTGAGTGCGGACATAGAGCCAAAACTGCTCGGGAAACTTAAAGACATCATCAAAAGACATCAG GGCTCGGTGACTGAGGACAAGGCCTCCAGCTCCCATGTTGTTGTGCCTATTCCGACCAGTCTGGAGGAAG AGGAGTGGGTGCGTCCCGTGATGAAGAGAGATAAACAAGTGCTGCTTCACTGGGGATATTTTCCTGACAG TTACGACACCTGGATCCCAGCCAGTGAGGTCGAGGCTGCGGTGGAGGATGCTCCGAGCCCAGAGAAACCTAGGAAG GTCCATGCCAAGTGGATTTTAGACCTGGACCAGTATAACGAGTGGATGACTGAAGAAGACTATGAAGTGGGCGAGGGCTGCCCCAAGAGGAAGAGGATCTCGGCCAAGACCCTGACGGATGAGGTGACTACACCCGACGAGCGGCGGGACAAGAAGCCCGGCAGTGCCAAGAAGAGGAAGCGTTCGCCATCGccctcccccacccctccacctcaGGAGAGcagcaagaagaagaacacTAAGAAGGG ACCAACGACCCCTTACACCAAGTCTAAACGTggccagagggaggaagaacaGGAGGACTTGAGTAAGGACTTGGATGAAGCATCGCCTGTTCCAGCATCTGAAGAGGGAAACGCAGCTAAGACAA ATAACACTAAGAAAGATTCAGATTCAACTCCAGTCAAGGGAGGAACGGATATGG acgagcaggaggatgaGTCCATGGAAACAACAGGGAAG gaagaggaggaaggctcCCCGGGTGTCAAGGGAGAACCGGTAAAAGGCTCTGACCTTCATGAGGACAACGTGACTGAGCAAACCCACCACATCATCATCCCGAGCTACGCTGCCTGGTTTGACTACAACAG TGTTCACGCCATCGAGCGCAGAGCCCTGCCAGAGTTTTTCAAtggaaaaaacaaatccaaaacCCCTGAGAT TTATCTGGCGTACAGGAACTTCATGATCGACACCTATCGACTAAATCCTCAGGAGTACCTCACCTCCACCGCCTGCCGCAGGAACTTGGCAGGAGATGTTTGTGCAATCATGAG AGTTCACGCCTTCCTGGAGCAATGGGGTCTGATCAACTACCAGGTGGACTCAGAGAGCCGGCCCACACCCATGGGTCCTCCGCCCACCTCTCACTTCCATGTCCTGGCAGACACTCCATCCAGTCTGGTTCCCCTGCAGCCTAAGACCACCCAG ACTCCTGCTACCCAGCCGCCAATGATGTCGTTCCCAgataaagtgaaagaaaaaccaGCAGATCTGCAAAACTTTGGGCTACGGACTGACATGTACAGCAAGAAGAGTGGCTCAGTAAAG atCAAGAGTACAGCAAGCTCCATGAGGGACTGGACAGAGCAAGAAACACTACTACTACTTGAG GGTTTGGAAATGTACAAGGACGACTGGAACAAAGTGTCAGAACACGTGGGCAGCCGTACACAGGATGAGTGTATCCTGCACTTCCTGCGGCTGCCCATCGAAGACCCCTACTTGGAGGACAGCTCCTCGACTCTGGGACCACTCGCCTTCCAGCCGGTGCCTTTCAGCCAGGCAGGAAACCCTGTCATGAGCACAGTGGCCTTCCTCGCCTCGGTCGTTGACCCACGCGTGGCCTCGGCTGCAGCTAAATCTGCTCTGG AGGAGTTTTCTCGTATGAAAGAGGAAGTTCCTGCAGCGCTGGTCGAGGCTCACGTGCGACGAGTGGAGGAGGCAGCGAGAGTCAGTGGTCGCCAGGACCCCCTGTATGGTCTGGAAGGGAGTGGGATTGCAGGAACTGGcctggaggagggagaaagaccTG aaaacactgatgaaaacaagAACGACACCCAATCaagtgaagagaagagagagcccAAG GACAGCAAAGATGGAGCGattgaagaagaggaaaaacaggCAGAAAATgggaagaaggaagaagagagaggaagagaacctgaaggagagagggaggcagacaaAACAGAATCAGATATGG gtgatggagagaaggagaaagagggaaaagagggaacagaggaaggacaaagagaaggagagagtgagatAGAGAGGAAGGCCAAGGTAGAGCGTGATGTTGGAGAGGGGAACCTGGCCACTGCGGCTGCATCTGCTctcgctgcagctgctgttaaaGCCAAG CACCTGGCTGCAGTGGAAGAGAGGAAGATCAAGTCTCTCGTGGCTTTGTTGGTGGAAACTCAGATGAAGAAGCTGGAGATAAAACTGCGACACTTTGAAGAACTGGAAACCATcatggacagagagagggaggct ctggAGTACCAGCGGCAGCAGCTCCTCGCCGACCGTCAGTCTTTCCACATGGAGCAGTTGAAATACGCTGAGATGAGAGCTCGCCAGCAGCACTTCCAGCAGATTCAGCACCAGCAGCAAAGCCAGGCCGGGGGCCCTCATTCCAGCCAGCCGGCCTCAGGCGTGCAGCCTCAGGCCATAGCAGCCAGTCAGCAAGCTCCCAGCACACCAGCACCGCAGCCAGCCGCCAGCCCTGCACCTCCAACGTCTTCTGCCCCAGCTGCAGAGTCCCAACCGCCTCAGGGTGCTCACACCTCGCCCCCATGTCCCCCAAGCCAGGCCCCGGCTTCCCACTCCAGCTCCAGCACTACACCTGTACTTCATG AGCCCACCGCCCCCCTCTCCGGGGAAACACTCCAGCCTGCAGCTCCAGTCCCTCCACCACAGTGA
- the smarcc2 gene encoding SWI/SNF complex subunit SMARCC2 isoform X1: MAVRKKDGGPNVKYFEASDTVSQFDNVRVWLGKNYKKYIQAEPPTNKSLSSLVVQLLQFQEEVFGRHVSNPPLTKLPMKCFLDFKSGGALCHILAAAYKFKSDQGWRRFDFQNPSRMDRNVEMFMTIEKSLVQNNCLTRPVIYLSADIEPKLLGKLKDIIKRHQGSVTEDKASSSHVVVPIPTSLEEEEWVRPVMKRDKQVLLHWGYFPDSYDTWIPASEVEAAVEDAPSPEKPRKVHAKWILDLDQYNEWMTEEDYEVGEGCPKRKRISAKTLTDEVTTPDERRDKKPGSAKKRKRSPSPSPTPPPQESSKKKNTKKGPTTPYTKSKRGQREEEQEDLSKDLDEASPVPASEEGNAAKTNNTKKDSDSTPVKGGTDMDEQEDESMETTGKEEEEGSPGVKGEPVKGSDLHEDNVTEQTHHIIIPSYAAWFDYNSVHAIERRALPEFFNGKNKSKTPEIYLAYRNFMIDTYRLNPQEYLTSTACRRNLAGDVCAIMRVHAFLEQWGLINYQVDSESRPTPMGPPPTSHFHVLADTPSSLVPLQPKTTQTPATQPPMMSFPDKVKEKPADLQNFGLRTDMYSKKSGSVKIKSTASSMRDWTEQETLLLLEGLEMYKDDWNKVSEHVGSRTQDECILHFLRLPIEDPYLEDSSSTLGPLAFQPVPFSQAGNPVMSTVAFLASVVDPRVASAAAKSALEEFSRMKEEVPAALVEAHVRRVEEAARVSGRQDPLYGLEGSGIAGTGLEEGERPEENTDENKNDTQSSEEKREPKDSKDGAIEEEEKQAENGKKEEERGREPEGEREADKTESDMGDGEKEKEGKEGTEEGQREGESEIERKAKVERDVGEGNLATAAASALAAAAVKAKHLAAVEERKIKSLVALLVETQMKKLEIKLRHFEELETIMDREREALEYQRQQLLADRQSFHMEQLKYAEMRARQQHFQQIQHQQQSQAGGPHSSQPASGVQPQAIAASQQAPSTPAPQPAASPAPPTSSAPAAESQPPQGAHTSPPCPPSQAPASHSSSSTTPVLHEPTAPLSGETLQPAAPVPPPQ; encoded by the exons ATGGCGGTGCGGAAGAAAGACGGCGGCCCGAATGTAAAATATTTCGAAGCGTCTGACACCGTCTCTCAGTTTGATAATGTCCGCGTCTGGCTGGGGAAGAATTACAAAAAG TACATCCAGGCCGAGCCCCCCACCAACAAGTCCCTGTCCAGCCTGGTGGTCCAGCTGCTCCAGTTCCAGGAGGAGGTGTTTGGGCGACATGTCAGCAACCCTCCACTCACCAAACTGCCT ATGAAATGTTTCCTGGACTTCAAGTCAGGGGGGGCTCTCTGCCACATTCTGGCAGCTGCCTACAAGTTCAAGAGTGACCAAGGATG GCGCAGGTTTGACTTCCAGAATCCGTCAAGGATGGACCGAAATGTGGAGATGTTCATGACCATTGAGAAGTCGTTGGTGCAG AACAACTGCCTGACTCGACCTGTCATCTACCTGAGTGCGGACATAGAGCCAAAACTGCTCGGGAAACTTAAAGACATCATCAAAAGACATCAG GGCTCGGTGACTGAGGACAAGGCCTCCAGCTCCCATGTTGTTGTGCCTATTCCGACCAGTCTGGAGGAAG AGGAGTGGGTGCGTCCCGTGATGAAGAGAGATAAACAAGTGCTGCTTCACTGGGGATATTTTCCTGACAG TTACGACACCTGGATCCCAGCCAGTGAGGTCGAGGCTGCGGTGGAGGATGCTCCGAGCCCAGAGAAACCTAGGAAG GTCCATGCCAAGTGGATTTTAGACCTGGACCAGTATAACGAGTGGATGACTGAAGAAGACTATGAAGTGGGCGAGGGCTGCCCCAAGAGGAAGAGGATCTCGGCCAAGACCCTGACGGATGAGGTGACTACACCCGACGAGCGGCGGGACAAGAAGCCCGGCAGTGCCAAGAAGAGGAAGCGTTCGCCATCGccctcccccacccctccacctcaGGAGAGcagcaagaagaagaacacTAAGAAGGG ACCAACGACCCCTTACACCAAGTCTAAACGTggccagagggaggaagaacaGGAGGACTTGAGTAAGGACTTGGATGAAGCATCGCCTGTTCCAGCATCTGAAGAGGGAAACGCAGCTAAGACAA ATAACACTAAGAAAGATTCAGATTCAACTCCAGTCAAGGGAGGAACGGATATGG acgagcaggaggatgaGTCCATGGAAACAACAGGGAAG gaagaggaggaaggctcCCCGGGTGTCAAGGGAGAACCGGTAAAAGGCTCTGACCTTCATGAGGACAACGTGACTGAGCAAACCCACCACATCATCATCCCGAGCTACGCTGCCTGGTTTGACTACAACAG TGTTCACGCCATCGAGCGCAGAGCCCTGCCAGAGTTTTTCAAtggaaaaaacaaatccaaaacCCCTGAGAT TTATCTGGCGTACAGGAACTTCATGATCGACACCTATCGACTAAATCCTCAGGAGTACCTCACCTCCACCGCCTGCCGCAGGAACTTGGCAGGAGATGTTTGTGCAATCATGAG AGTTCACGCCTTCCTGGAGCAATGGGGTCTGATCAACTACCAGGTGGACTCAGAGAGCCGGCCCACACCCATGGGTCCTCCGCCCACCTCTCACTTCCATGTCCTGGCAGACACTCCATCCAGTCTGGTTCCCCTGCAGCCTAAGACCACCCAG ACTCCTGCTACCCAGCCGCCAATGATGTCGTTCCCAgataaagtgaaagaaaaaccaGCAGATCTGCAAAACTTTGGGCTACGGACTGACATGTACAGCAAGAAGAGTGGCTCAGTAAAG atCAAGAGTACAGCAAGCTCCATGAGGGACTGGACAGAGCAAGAAACACTACTACTACTTGAG GGTTTGGAAATGTACAAGGACGACTGGAACAAAGTGTCAGAACACGTGGGCAGCCGTACACAGGATGAGTGTATCCTGCACTTCCTGCGGCTGCCCATCGAAGACCCCTACTTGGAGGACAGCTCCTCGACTCTGGGACCACTCGCCTTCCAGCCGGTGCCTTTCAGCCAGGCAGGAAACCCTGTCATGAGCACAGTGGCCTTCCTCGCCTCGGTCGTTGACCCACGCGTGGCCTCGGCTGCAGCTAAATCTGCTCTGG AGGAGTTTTCTCGTATGAAAGAGGAAGTTCCTGCAGCGCTGGTCGAGGCTCACGTGCGACGAGTGGAGGAGGCAGCGAGAGTCAGTGGTCGCCAGGACCCCCTGTATGGTCTGGAAGGGAGTGGGATTGCAGGAACTGGcctggaggagggagaaagaccTG AAgaaaacactgatgaaaacaagAACGACACCCAATCaagtgaagagaagagagagcccAAG GACAGCAAAGATGGAGCGattgaagaagaggaaaaacaggCAGAAAATgggaagaaggaagaagagagaggaagagaacctgaaggagagagggaggcagacaaAACAGAATCAGATATGG gtgatggagagaaggagaaagagggaaaagagggaacagaggaaggacaaagagaaggagagagtgagatAGAGAGGAAGGCCAAGGTAGAGCGTGATGTTGGAGAGGGGAACCTGGCCACTGCGGCTGCATCTGCTctcgctgcagctgctgttaaaGCCAAG CACCTGGCTGCAGTGGAAGAGAGGAAGATCAAGTCTCTCGTGGCTTTGTTGGTGGAAACTCAGATGAAGAAGCTGGAGATAAAACTGCGACACTTTGAAGAACTGGAAACCATcatggacagagagagggaggct ctggAGTACCAGCGGCAGCAGCTCCTCGCCGACCGTCAGTCTTTCCACATGGAGCAGTTGAAATACGCTGAGATGAGAGCTCGCCAGCAGCACTTCCAGCAGATTCAGCACCAGCAGCAAAGCCAGGCCGGGGGCCCTCATTCCAGCCAGCCGGCCTCAGGCGTGCAGCCTCAGGCCATAGCAGCCAGTCAGCAAGCTCCCAGCACACCAGCACCGCAGCCAGCCGCCAGCCCTGCACCTCCAACGTCTTCTGCCCCAGCTGCAGAGTCCCAACCGCCTCAGGGTGCTCACACCTCGCCCCCATGTCCCCCAAGCCAGGCCCCGGCTTCCCACTCCAGCTCCAGCACTACACCTGTACTTCATG AGCCCACCGCCCCCCTCTCCGGGGAAACACTCCAGCCTGCAGCTCCAGTCCCTCCACCACAGTGA
- the smarcc2 gene encoding SWI/SNF complex subunit SMARCC2 isoform X3, giving the protein MAVRKKDGGPNVKYFEASDTVSQFDNVRVWLGKNYKKYIQAEPPTNKSLSSLVVQLLQFQEEVFGRHVSNPPLTKLPMKCFLDFKSGGALCHILAAAYKFKSDQGWFDFQNPSRMDRNVEMFMTIEKSLVQNNCLTRPVIYLSADIEPKLLGKLKDIIKRHQGSVTEDKASSSHVVVPIPTSLEEEEWVRPVMKRDKQVLLHWGYFPDSYDTWIPASEVEAAVEDAPSPEKPRKVHAKWILDLDQYNEWMTEEDYEVGEGCPKRKRISAKTLTDEVTTPDERRDKKPGSAKKRKRSPSPSPTPPPQESSKKKNTKKGPTTPYTKSKRGQREEEQEDLSKDLDEASPVPASEEGNAAKTNNTKKDSDSTPVKGGTDMDEQEDESMETTGKEEEEGSPGVKGEPVKGSDLHEDNVTEQTHHIIIPSYAAWFDYNSVHAIERRALPEFFNGKNKSKTPEIYLAYRNFMIDTYRLNPQEYLTSTACRRNLAGDVCAIMRVHAFLEQWGLINYQVDSESRPTPMGPPPTSHFHVLADTPSSLVPLQPKTTQTPATQPPMMSFPDKVKEKPADLQNFGLRTDMYSKKSGSVKIKSTASSMRDWTEQETLLLLEGLEMYKDDWNKVSEHVGSRTQDECILHFLRLPIEDPYLEDSSSTLGPLAFQPVPFSQAGNPVMSTVAFLASVVDPRVASAAAKSALEEFSRMKEEVPAALVEAHVRRVEEAARVSGRQDPLYGLEGSGIAGTGLEEGERPEENTDENKNDTQSSEEKREPKDSKDGAIEEEEKQAENGKKEEERGREPEGEREADKTESDMGDGEKEKEGKEGTEEGQREGESEIERKAKVERDVGEGNLATAAASALAAAAVKAKHLAAVEERKIKSLVALLVETQMKKLEIKLRHFEELETIMDREREALEYQRQQLLADRQSFHMEQLKYAEMRARQQHFQQIQHQQQSQAGGPHSSQPASGVQPQAIAASQQAPSTPAPQPAASPAPPTSSAPAAESQPPQGAHTSPPCPPSQAPASHSSSSTTPVLHEPTAPLSGETLQPAAPVPPPQ; this is encoded by the exons ATGGCGGTGCGGAAGAAAGACGGCGGCCCGAATGTAAAATATTTCGAAGCGTCTGACACCGTCTCTCAGTTTGATAATGTCCGCGTCTGGCTGGGGAAGAATTACAAAAAG TACATCCAGGCCGAGCCCCCCACCAACAAGTCCCTGTCCAGCCTGGTGGTCCAGCTGCTCCAGTTCCAGGAGGAGGTGTTTGGGCGACATGTCAGCAACCCTCCACTCACCAAACTGCCT ATGAAATGTTTCCTGGACTTCAAGTCAGGGGGGGCTCTCTGCCACATTCTGGCAGCTGCCTACAAGTTCAAGAGTGACCAAGGATG GTTTGACTTCCAGAATCCGTCAAGGATGGACCGAAATGTGGAGATGTTCATGACCATTGAGAAGTCGTTGGTGCAG AACAACTGCCTGACTCGACCTGTCATCTACCTGAGTGCGGACATAGAGCCAAAACTGCTCGGGAAACTTAAAGACATCATCAAAAGACATCAG GGCTCGGTGACTGAGGACAAGGCCTCCAGCTCCCATGTTGTTGTGCCTATTCCGACCAGTCTGGAGGAAG AGGAGTGGGTGCGTCCCGTGATGAAGAGAGATAAACAAGTGCTGCTTCACTGGGGATATTTTCCTGACAG TTACGACACCTGGATCCCAGCCAGTGAGGTCGAGGCTGCGGTGGAGGATGCTCCGAGCCCAGAGAAACCTAGGAAG GTCCATGCCAAGTGGATTTTAGACCTGGACCAGTATAACGAGTGGATGACTGAAGAAGACTATGAAGTGGGCGAGGGCTGCCCCAAGAGGAAGAGGATCTCGGCCAAGACCCTGACGGATGAGGTGACTACACCCGACGAGCGGCGGGACAAGAAGCCCGGCAGTGCCAAGAAGAGGAAGCGTTCGCCATCGccctcccccacccctccacctcaGGAGAGcagcaagaagaagaacacTAAGAAGGG ACCAACGACCCCTTACACCAAGTCTAAACGTggccagagggaggaagaacaGGAGGACTTGAGTAAGGACTTGGATGAAGCATCGCCTGTTCCAGCATCTGAAGAGGGAAACGCAGCTAAGACAA ATAACACTAAGAAAGATTCAGATTCAACTCCAGTCAAGGGAGGAACGGATATGG acgagcaggaggatgaGTCCATGGAAACAACAGGGAAG gaagaggaggaaggctcCCCGGGTGTCAAGGGAGAACCGGTAAAAGGCTCTGACCTTCATGAGGACAACGTGACTGAGCAAACCCACCACATCATCATCCCGAGCTACGCTGCCTGGTTTGACTACAACAG TGTTCACGCCATCGAGCGCAGAGCCCTGCCAGAGTTTTTCAAtggaaaaaacaaatccaaaacCCCTGAGAT TTATCTGGCGTACAGGAACTTCATGATCGACACCTATCGACTAAATCCTCAGGAGTACCTCACCTCCACCGCCTGCCGCAGGAACTTGGCAGGAGATGTTTGTGCAATCATGAG AGTTCACGCCTTCCTGGAGCAATGGGGTCTGATCAACTACCAGGTGGACTCAGAGAGCCGGCCCACACCCATGGGTCCTCCGCCCACCTCTCACTTCCATGTCCTGGCAGACACTCCATCCAGTCTGGTTCCCCTGCAGCCTAAGACCACCCAG ACTCCTGCTACCCAGCCGCCAATGATGTCGTTCCCAgataaagtgaaagaaaaaccaGCAGATCTGCAAAACTTTGGGCTACGGACTGACATGTACAGCAAGAAGAGTGGCTCAGTAAAG atCAAGAGTACAGCAAGCTCCATGAGGGACTGGACAGAGCAAGAAACACTACTACTACTTGAG GGTTTGGAAATGTACAAGGACGACTGGAACAAAGTGTCAGAACACGTGGGCAGCCGTACACAGGATGAGTGTATCCTGCACTTCCTGCGGCTGCCCATCGAAGACCCCTACTTGGAGGACAGCTCCTCGACTCTGGGACCACTCGCCTTCCAGCCGGTGCCTTTCAGCCAGGCAGGAAACCCTGTCATGAGCACAGTGGCCTTCCTCGCCTCGGTCGTTGACCCACGCGTGGCCTCGGCTGCAGCTAAATCTGCTCTGG AGGAGTTTTCTCGTATGAAAGAGGAAGTTCCTGCAGCGCTGGTCGAGGCTCACGTGCGACGAGTGGAGGAGGCAGCGAGAGTCAGTGGTCGCCAGGACCCCCTGTATGGTCTGGAAGGGAGTGGGATTGCAGGAACTGGcctggaggagggagaaagaccTG AAgaaaacactgatgaaaacaagAACGACACCCAATCaagtgaagagaagagagagcccAAG GACAGCAAAGATGGAGCGattgaagaagaggaaaaacaggCAGAAAATgggaagaaggaagaagagagaggaagagaacctgaaggagagagggaggcagacaaAACAGAATCAGATATGG gtgatggagagaaggagaaagagggaaaagagggaacagaggaaggacaaagagaaggagagagtgagatAGAGAGGAAGGCCAAGGTAGAGCGTGATGTTGGAGAGGGGAACCTGGCCACTGCGGCTGCATCTGCTctcgctgcagctgctgttaaaGCCAAG CACCTGGCTGCAGTGGAAGAGAGGAAGATCAAGTCTCTCGTGGCTTTGTTGGTGGAAACTCAGATGAAGAAGCTGGAGATAAAACTGCGACACTTTGAAGAACTGGAAACCATcatggacagagagagggaggct ctggAGTACCAGCGGCAGCAGCTCCTCGCCGACCGTCAGTCTTTCCACATGGAGCAGTTGAAATACGCTGAGATGAGAGCTCGCCAGCAGCACTTCCAGCAGATTCAGCACCAGCAGCAAAGCCAGGCCGGGGGCCCTCATTCCAGCCAGCCGGCCTCAGGCGTGCAGCCTCAGGCCATAGCAGCCAGTCAGCAAGCTCCCAGCACACCAGCACCGCAGCCAGCCGCCAGCCCTGCACCTCCAACGTCTTCTGCCCCAGCTGCAGAGTCCCAACCGCCTCAGGGTGCTCACACCTCGCCCCCATGTCCCCCAAGCCAGGCCCCGGCTTCCCACTCCAGCTCCAGCACTACACCTGTACTTCATG AGCCCACCGCCCCCCTCTCCGGGGAAACACTCCAGCCTGCAGCTCCAGTCCCTCCACCACAGTGA